The genomic interval TATCATATTATCATCCATAAGAGTAGCAATAGATAGATAACACGCAAGTGGCTCAGTATTTCTATCCGCATGACAAGCAAAAGCACATGATACAAAAGAGTGTATAGCACCAGAATCAAATAACATTCTAGCATCTTTAGAAAATAAGGATGGAGTACCTGTCACAACATCATTAGATGGCTCAGTATCCTGCTCTGTCATCCCAAATACACAACCTTGAACCCTGGGCTTCTTCCTCTAACTGTCATCATCTTGGGTACGATTACCATCATTACGCTTCTTAGGACAATCACTGATCTTATGTCCCATTTGCCCACAGCAAAAACATGCACCCATGAAAAAAAGGTCATTTACTTCGATGCATCTTTCCACAAGTTTAGCATGGAGGAATATTTTTCGGAAAGGAAGATCCATCACCTTTCTGTGAAGACTTGTCACCCCCACTTGTACTTTTCTGATTATTATTAGAGCTTTTCCCTTGTGATCTTCCCTGCAGCCCATGCTTCTTCCACTGCTGTTGTCTCTTCTAGGATCTATTAACATGTGTCTCCCTAAAAAGGGCCCTATCCACCAAATCATCATAATTTGTTATCCTCAAGGGCTCCAAAGGATCTCTAGTAGATGAATTTAATCACTCAATGAAGCGTTTACATCTCTTCTCTTTATTATCAACCAACGTTGGAGCAAATCGAGATAAGGTATTGAAGGTGTCCTCATACGCCGCCATAAACTTACTACCCTGAATTAAATTCAGAAACTTTCTTTCCATCTTCTCGATGACACTCCAAGGAAAGTATTTCTCGTAGAATGCGTCCATGAACATCTTTCAAGTAATTGTTCCGTTACATAGGTTGTTCCTCAACAATCGGGCCCTTCCCTCTCACTAGTGATCCGCCTCGCCTTGAAGCACGAATGAGGCAAAAACCACCCTTTGCTCATTAGTACAACTGATAGCCTCCAATATCTTCTGTACTTGCTTCAGCCATGCCTCGGCTGCCATAGGGTCAGTTGTCCTACGGAACACATGTGGCCCCAACTTTTGGAATTACTCTAAAGTCGCCACCATTTTGCCTCTAGCAGCAGCACCTTACCCTCCGACTCTAGCATTCTGAGCAGGACCACCACCTTGAGCCATCCCCTCAATCAACCTAGTTTGTCTCTGCATAATATCAGCCAATGCTTGATTTCTTCAAGAATATGACTTCAATCATAATTATAACCACGATCTTTAGCATGTTTATAACTTCGTCATGACAATGATTTTGACCATGTGTCTATGTGATagaatttttcttcaaaaactGACTTTGTGCCTGTAAGGTTAGCGCGTTTTGTGCCTATTAGGTTAGTGAGCTCaatattgttgttgcaaaATCATGTTTAAAGCATGAAATGTTGAGCATGTCTtctttatcaataattttctttccacATATCTTCAACTGTAATGTCATTTTGTAAAGCCCAGAGTTGTGATAATGggctaatttgaaaaattactaTCAAAACTGATTTTAATTGAGTGAGGAATTCTGTCTTCAATTAAGACTTCATGTCAATTTAAGCAATAACTTCCTTTCAGTTGGATGAGCTTGATTATGTTACGGAGTCTCATAGCTTCCGGATGACTTATTGAGACATATGGCTTCTAATTACTGAGATAGAattcaagataaataattttcacgAAAAATACTGTAGGCTTCAAATTCATGCTTCATTGGATTTGTCATCTTCAATACATCTTCTGGGCTTTTAGAATATTCAAATATGTGGCTTCAAATGAGTAGGCTTCAGTCTTGATACTTTAAGGATCCAATCAGAATTTTTTATGCTTCAATCTTGGTTTTGTACGCTTTGGTCTTGACTTATGCTTCTGTCTTGTACGATTTGGTCCTTACTTATAACTTtagatatataaaataaacaagaagaaaTACAATAGCTAGTCATATTTTTTGATGTGGAAGATCCAAATTAATGACAACTTCAgagtatatttataaagatagctttattaattaaatagataaaataaaagaacaaggGATAAGATACTTCCTGCACCAAAATGATAGTCATGCTAGCTAATAACGTGTTATAATCATTGACAATATATGTAGaaagtattaattaataaatacacgatataaattaataaatacatgatACAAAGGAAGgtgatatttttgtaattgatgAGGTTTCAATTTAGGATACAAATCACGAAGAGCCGtgctctctatttataggatCCATTAGCCAATCAAAACAAAGCCAAGCCTTAGGGCATGTCATGATCAGAACACCCACGCTTGATTGACAGGTAAAAACTCATTTggtccctatattttgaggttagtgtccgtttagtccctacatttttaaaaatacctcaaattatccctaccattaaattattgacatccTTACCATTactttttgttcattttaactttttttataatattaccctatTACAATAAAGTtctttttttagacattattaaaaagaaaaatcaaattaccagtttaagaccaaaaaataaaatgaaaacaatatatatatatatatatatatatatatatatatatattaatttttgtggaacactcTGCTGaggagttaaaatattaatttttctaaaaaattgataatttacttttttacgcaattaatttttttggacacacataagcttccacaaaaattaatatatatcttttttgtttttattttatttttgggtttaatttgataatccaattttttattaatatccaaaaaagaaacattactGTAAGagtgtaatattgtaaaaacatgctaaaaaaaataaaaaataatggcataagtgtcaatatttaataGCAAGGatgttttgaggtatttttaaaaatataaggattaaatGGACActcataatatagggactaaataaGCTTTTATCCCTTGATTAACATAATTAGCTCTTTAGCCATCCAatctcttcagatgttttGTTGAATGGCCAATCAAAGCAAACTGTGTGTATTTGATGGTCctgtttcaatttttcttaggTGATTTTCCGAGCTTTACTACTAGCTGACTTTGCTCACCCAAATAACTTAGCTAATTAACTATAGCTAGTTAAATTGGTCTAAGCTGATAGTGGATAGCCACCAATTTCCATTacgaattaattaaaaatctatacCTAATCCAATAAGAAGACTTATCTTTGTTGAATGTTGCTCTATCTTGTTGAAATTTTGCCATTGAATATGATGATTATAGAAGACAAAAGCGTAAGAAGGACAAGCATGCTAATGTTGAAACCAAGCAAATGCGGCACcttcggaaaaaaaaaaaagtaaggtTTTTCAGAGCATGGTAATAGTAGTGAAACAATGAATGACACATGtacaaaaaagaatataaaagcacacaatattaaaagacaaacaaaattaattacaggataaaaaatataccacaggataataattttttattttaatataatttttattaaattttgtactATTTTCTATGCATATATCATTATTCATAATCATACCGAGTGCACGTCGTAAAAACTGCACATGAAGATGTGTTCTTGCTTCATTTCCTCATCCAAGACGCATCCTCTTATccaattactttttaaattctttacacCAGTGGACCACAAAATAAGACAACCTGGACCTACATGCATTTACACAAACTGAATCGCAAACAAACTCTGCTTTGATCTCTTTCATTGAACCTGAACGAGAACGGTCAATGATAGACAGCCAACTTTGATTGAACTTGGACTAGATCGAGTAATAATAGAGAGCCAATTCTAAATAGTAGCGAATTCAAAGgattaaattacataataacaaaatgtaatcaataataaaattttatacattAATGAGTTTGTGGAGGTTActttagtaaatttaatagggctaaattaaataatagtaaatttgACTACtgtaaacatttatttttttaattaaagtatgAGCTTTTATATGTTTCAtagtcaaaatttaaattttataggtttatgaatttatagacttatttttataaatttaacacgattattttaataaatttaatggttctaattaataattcaaacaattatctcattaattgttttaaaattattttctccatTGGAAGCTTGAACTCCTAATGGTCATGAGGTGAATCTGCCTTTAAACTCCGCCATCTTATCCCCATAAGAGAGCAAAGTCGTAGTTCAATACTTCTATAGATACCTTTAACAGCttaaattaatgacaaaattatcccaaaaaaattctctaaGTGGAGTTGATGTGGGCTCATTGATGAAGTCCATACCATCATCTTTGCGAAGAAAAGGGaatctttgaaaattaaaggaagaatGAAAAGTTCGGTCAAAATTTAACGCTTTATGAGCTTGTCCTCGTTCTGGGCTTCCGCAGATAAACCAtaccaaattaatttctaactAAAATTTGTCTGTTCGTCTACTACATCAAATTCTAAAACCTATATAAAGAAGAAACGAAACAAGTGATCAGTAGATTTATCTCAATTCTACATTGTCAACacttatttagaaaaaaacagaaaagatgGCAGATATGTTCGTTAAGCAGGCAAAGCAATACGCGGAAGCACGACCAAATTATCCAGAAGAATTGTTCAAATTCATTGCCTCTAAAACACCCAAACACGAGCTTGCATGGGACGTCGGCACCGGAAGCGGCCAGGCCGCTGCATCCGTAAGTTTACTTTTCACatctttagattttatttttgaataatacaAAAGTTCcatattaatatttcagaATTCTGATCCCAATCTATAAGAAagttgaattatataattgttaaATTCAGGGATAGCAGAAATTCTCATGGGACGAGTCTTGAAGGATTTTTCCCATTTGTGTAGGGTGTGGGAACAATTTTATATCTCAATTAAAATTCGGGGAATGAACATAGATAACTTAACACTCAATATCTTATACAGGGAGAAGATGAGGATTTAGTGAATTCCTCATCTCTCTCGTTTccccatttttaattttaattttaatttttaattttaattttattttatttctgttaaaatttttagtaattatatttaaaatttaaattgtgaTGGTAtggatataaataaaaaaaatatcacaatagATATGAACACTTGAAGATTGACGaagataattttcttaatgatTTATACCATGTGACTTTTATGTATGTGTTCAACCCTGAAGTtctatttttacttaatttcaTAGATTAtcttgtaattttgatgacattaatttaattagtttgatgaaaatgattttaatgattgaaatttgttttgatgtgTTTGTGTTGttaaatgatttatatttttactttaatatgattaaatcaagttaaaaaatcTGTTGTTCGGGATCGGGTGTCTTTGGGGATCTCCATCCCTATCCTCAAGCAATTTTAAAAAGGATGGGGAGAGTACACGGATACAAGTAGAGTATCAGAAATAGATACAGGAATGTCGATCTCCTCCCATTGCCAATCCCTAGTTAAATCcctattattttcattgattaattatgtatgtattatcTACAAATCAATATCCACATTATCTCGAAATTTAGTCGTGAGACTAGTACAGAAAAATCTTATCTAACTACCGAGGAGGGAACTAGAGTATCCCGGCAACCTTgaggatgaaaaaaaaaaaaaacacaaaaactgAGTATGGGTTGAAATTTCACCATGTCTATGGAATTTTTATATATGGCCTTCTCAATTTTGTGTACTTTTGTTATAGCCTcctatattttatattttttctcaattataTGTCTTCAGCTTGCACCGATCTACAAGAATGTCATTGCTACAGACACAAGCCCAAAACAGCTAGAATTCGCAATAAAGCTCCCCAACATTCGGTATCAACTTACTCCTCCAACCATGTCCATAACTGAGCTTGAACAAAATGTGGCAACACAATCAAGTGTAGATCTAGTGACAATTGCTACAGCACTACATTGGTTTGACTTGCCTCAATTTTACAAACAAGTAAAATGGGTACTCAAAAAACCTAATGGAGTAATAGCGGCATGGACCTACTACTGGCCCGAAATCAACGAGTCTGTAGATGCAGTTTTCAAGTCATTTCACTCCGTTGATTATGAGCCATTTCGGGAACCACAACCTAAATTGGTGGAGAACAAGTACATGAGCATTGATTTTCCATTTGAGCCTGTAGATGGGGTGGATAATACGGGGCCGTTTGATCAGTTTGTTTTAGAGAAGTTGATGGATTTAGATGATTACTTAACGTTCATACAGTCAAGTTCAGGTTATCAGACGGCTAAGAACAGGGGTGTTGAGCTTTTGACAGACAATATGATGGAGAAGTTTAAAGTTGCTTGGAATTCAGATGGCCAGAGTAAAAAGGTTGCTCGATTTCCACTTTATCTGAGAATTGGAAaagtagaaaattaataatagtttatTCAAGCTTTAATACATATTGTTGATGATGAATCTAGTCGAGTTGATTTGTCGGCTTGCAACCAGACCTCCATGTcagtatttaaatttatacgTAGGAGAGCGGTTTGTCAATCTCTTGAATTTTCAGCAGGAATCCACGAACTCGAACAAAATTCTCCACGAACACTTACTATAACAGAAATCAATAATTGGCAATAGAAGTTTTTCTGGcgttgaaattaattttttggatttattaaaaaaatagaaatagtCCCTGGTTTTTAGTATAACAGAAACAGAAAGAAGACACGTCCATAAAGAGAGTGAAAAGTAAAAGATAGTCTAAAGAGAGAAAAGTTGAATTTGCAATGAATCACttcatttttatgaaaatttagatACTAAGCTTGGAGTATAAGTTGTGAAAACCGAACGTCTTGTTgcttcatttcatcatccatggTGCATTCTCTTCATTCTCTGTATCGGTTCTAATTTTATCGGATGTTCCAAAGAGACCACGATGGATCCTGTGTttccattaatattaaaattctttacaaCAATGAACCACAAGGTAAGACAACCCGGACCAACATTTACAATAATTGAAGCACAAAGGAAAAAAGCCAAGTCCATGCCTATTTAATCTTCGtaagttttaaaaagttaaaaatgaaaaatcggGGTCAAAATTGAACACTTCTAAGGTTTCCCAAGTTCAATTTGGCTTCGCCTGATAACTCCTACGATATTAGCATCTTAATTTTACTGATATAATGTTACAGCCAgctttagtttttattttctttaatggcCCCCCATAGAACCAAAACCCTGGATTGCTACCTACCCTAACTTTATATTTGTATGTAAATTTTCAACCAGCTGGGGTGTTAAAAAATGTTATAGGCTCGGACCCAAGCCCCAAACAATTAGAATTTGCAACAAAGCTACCGACGATTGGATATCGCTGCACTGCACCACCAATGTCCTGAACTTGAACAAACTGTCGCAGCACAATCAACTATAGATCTAGTGACAATTGCTCAAGTCGTGCACTGGTTCGACCGAGtcatttttagttttacaATCAAGTCAAAGGGGTACTCAAAAAATCCAATGGTGTAATAGCTACGGTGGAGCGGCACAGTCCCAGAAGTGAACATATCCATCGATGCAGTTTTCAAACCGTTTTACACCGTTGATTATGAACCATATTAGGACAACGTTAATCGGTGGAAAACAAGCACATGACAGATTTTCGTTTGAGCCTTCGGATGGAGTGCTGTGTAAATTAGCAAGTGTACGTACTAGTTgactcaactaaaataatGAAGAGTAGAGTATCATTCCACGAAGATTGTATATCTTATTAGATACTGAAATTATTCTAactctaatttatttgaataaccaaataagtgaatttaaattacaaacttaataaaataaaataactaaaaattaaataaagatgcaagTAGTAATAGAAATCACTAAGAGATTTAGACACTATGACATCTGGTTTCACCATAACcaattcaatttaatcatccatttatgttattaaagaTTATTACTCATATTGACAGTGAATTTTcctaatttattcaatatcaTCTCCCgaataatatcaaaaatacCCCCACATATTAACTAACTATATCTCCatgtaaatttaaatatgtaaaaattcattaagCTCTATAGAAATTCTTAGATAAAACTGCACGAATCACGCTGGCACATCTTTGTCTTTCATTCAATTCACGACATTCATTACACAgagcaaaaatacataaatttcctCTTGGTCTCATTACGTATcctcaaatcattcaaatattggccaaatatttaaaagcattaagCACAATAATGAGCACTCAATCATggaataacaaattaaaagtaacatagatttatgaaattaaattttcatagttATGCTACATCGTAGCtctagtaaaataaattatttcatagGAATATAAAAGAATTCATAAACATTTTAGGGAACATTCAAGTACAACAAtagaaaagaggaaaagaaaaactcaagaaTTAATCCGGCTTCTCTTTGGATGTCTTATAGCTGCTTCTCCTTGATTCTGTTTGTGCGCCTGCTTTAGCTTTTGCcctgttttcttattttgataatactCAATCGATGGCCTTTAAATCATTAACccaaaaggattaaaaaacaaactcATGAAAGTAAGCCAAGCCGCTTTTAAATTCTTAGGTCATCATATTGCAAATTCAAATGCCCAAGTTCACGTGCATGCCATATT from Citrus sinensis cultivar Valencia sweet orange chromosome 9, DVS_A1.0, whole genome shotgun sequence carries:
- the LOC127899669 gene encoding uncharacterized protein LOC127899669, giving the protein MADMFVKQAKQYAEARPNYPEELFKFIASKTPKHELAWDVGTGSGQAAASLAPIYKNVIATDTSPKQLEFAIKLPNIRYQLTPPTMSITELEQNVATQSSVDLVTIATALHWFDLPQFYKQVKWVLKKPNGVIAAWTYYWPEINESVDAVFKSFHSVDYEPFREPQPKLVENKYMSIDFPFEPVDGVDNTGPFDQFVLEKLMDLDDYLTFIQSSSGYQTAKNRGVELLTDNMMEKFKVAWNSDGQSKKVARFPLYLRIGKVEN